A genomic window from Fibrobacter sp. UWR3 includes:
- a CDS encoding response regulator transcription factor, translated as MIYIVEDDIEVREMETYALKSSGFDVMAFECGKVMDEQVKTRVPDLFILDIMLPGEDGLNILKRLRVQENTKDIPVIMLTAKGTELDKVKGLDLGADDYIAKPFGVLEFISRVRAVLRRSERSSSESTEALNLALGGVTLDDQRRSVTVGGIAVELTFKEYELLKLLMSRPGTVFSRQQILEKIWGVDFDMDTRTVDMHIKTLRQKLGVQASIIQTVRNVGYKVQ; from the coding sequence ATGATTTATATTGTGGAAGACGATATCGAAGTTCGGGAAATGGAAACTTATGCTTTAAAAAGCAGCGGTTTTGACGTGATGGCTTTCGAATGCGGTAAAGTTATGGACGAACAAGTTAAGACTAGGGTGCCAGACTTGTTTATTTTGGATATTATGCTCCCTGGCGAAGATGGTTTAAACATTCTCAAACGCTTGCGAGTGCAAGAAAACACAAAGGACATCCCTGTCATCATGCTTACGGCGAAAGGAACTGAACTTGACAAAGTGAAGGGACTTGACTTGGGAGCGGACGACTACATAGCAAAACCATTTGGCGTTCTAGAATTCATTTCACGTGTGCGAGCCGTGCTACGCCGTTCTGAACGAAGCTCATCCGAAAGTACGGAAGCGTTGAACCTGGCTCTAGGAGGAGTGACACTCGATGACCAGCGTCGTTCGGTAACTGTTGGCGGAATCGCTGTAGAACTCACTTTTAAGGAATATGAACTTTTGAAACTCCTGATGTCCCGACCGGGAACTGTTTTCTCTAGGCAACAGATTCTAGAAAAGATTTGGGGTGTGGATTTTGATATGGATACACGCACCGTGGATATGCACATAAAAACGCTTCGGCAGAAGTTAGGGGTACAAGCCTCTATCATACAGACCGTGCGAAACGTGGGGTACAAAGTTCAATGA
- a CDS encoding inorganic phosphate transporter produces the protein MTTFYIILVAMLLLLALMDLFVGVSNDAVNFLSSAVGSKAFKYKTLMFFAAAGVFCGATFSSGMMDIARHGIYTPQYYTFAELMCVYAAVMFTDVILLDIFNSYGMPTSTTVSMVFELLGASVAIASIKILSDDTLELGDLINTSKALTVILGIFLSVAIAFVVGLAVQYVTRLVFSFGYKKNIRYFIGVFGSVSLTSIFYFILIKGLKNMSFVGAGYKTFLAENETVLMAGMFVGFFILCHLLHAVKVNVLKVIIAFGTFSLALAFAGNDLVNFVGVPLTSLSSVQHLMAAGGNPQDFNMSFLLESEPGQWYLLMVAGLTMVFSLVFSKKARNVVKTSVSLAAQNSSEEIFGTNPVARALVRSSNGVVKFVTEFVPKKISDKINTRFNTKEMILEEDGAAFDLLRACVNLMLASSLIALGTSLKLPLSTTYVTFMVAMGTSLADRAWNRETAVYRITGVLSVIGGWFLTAFAAFASASVVAMVLHFGGLPVIFALFAVVIFVLVRSNLKYRENKKGKAEELFDNILTAPPETKVYPLIQEYSRGEWSEILRWCADCYEKIIVGLLRENLGKLRSVNKQIKILKKHIQRNRRHGTLCTERLAQEDMVVKNFFLYQANDFMGDALFSLEQISSPCKNHVDNAFSPLDYEKRKELLRTVSRVKIRIEKTASMIETMDFRNYSEVREQLREEGTRIFDARKTEMMKGVSENIRAEILYLTILYESWALLDAVSSVAKASRKFLTVKQ, from the coding sequence ATGACTACGTTTTATATCATCCTTGTGGCAATGCTGCTTCTGCTCGCCTTGATGGACTTGTTCGTGGGTGTCAGTAACGATGCCGTGAATTTCTTGAGTTCTGCTGTCGGGAGCAAGGCCTTTAAATACAAAACACTGATGTTTTTTGCTGCAGCAGGAGTCTTTTGTGGCGCCACATTCAGTAGTGGCATGATGGATATCGCACGGCATGGCATTTATACGCCCCAGTATTACACCTTTGCAGAACTTATGTGCGTATATGCGGCGGTGATGTTTACCGATGTGATCCTCCTTGACATATTCAATTCCTACGGTATGCCGACATCAACTACGGTATCAATGGTCTTTGAACTTTTGGGCGCCTCTGTGGCTATCGCCAGTATCAAGATTCTTTCTGACGATACCCTGGAACTGGGAGACCTCATCAACACCTCTAAGGCTCTGACGGTGATTTTGGGCATTTTCCTTTCGGTGGCCATCGCTTTTGTAGTTGGCCTTGCGGTGCAGTATGTGACGCGCCTGGTTTTCTCCTTTGGCTACAAGAAAAATATTCGATACTTTATTGGTGTTTTTGGAAGCGTTTCCCTGACGTCCATATTTTATTTTATCCTCATCAAGGGCCTCAAAAATATGAGTTTTGTGGGAGCAGGCTACAAGACTTTTCTCGCGGAAAATGAGACCGTTCTTATGGCTGGCATGTTCGTCGGATTTTTCATCCTTTGTCACTTGCTCCATGCGGTAAAAGTAAACGTGCTCAAGGTAATCATTGCTTTTGGGACTTTTTCTCTGGCTCTTGCCTTTGCCGGAAACGACCTTGTGAATTTTGTGGGGGTACCCCTCACCAGCCTTTCTTCGGTGCAGCATTTGATGGCTGCTGGGGGCAATCCTCAGGATTTCAATATGTCCTTCTTGTTGGAGTCGGAACCAGGACAGTGGTACTTGCTGATGGTTGCTGGGCTTACCATGGTATTCTCCCTTGTGTTTTCCAAGAAGGCCCGGAATGTGGTGAAGACTTCCGTATCCCTAGCGGCCCAAAATTCTTCTGAAGAAATCTTTGGTACAAATCCGGTAGCTCGCGCCTTAGTTCGCAGTTCTAATGGTGTCGTAAAATTTGTAACAGAATTTGTTCCAAAGAAAATTTCGGATAAAATTAACACCCGCTTTAATACCAAGGAAATGATTCTGGAAGAGGATGGGGCAGCCTTTGATTTGTTGCGGGCCTGCGTGAACCTGATGCTTGCCAGTTCTCTCATAGCCCTCGGAACTTCACTGAAACTTCCCCTTTCTACCACCTACGTGACCTTCATGGTGGCCATGGGTACAAGCCTTGCCGACAGGGCGTGGAACCGTGAAACTGCGGTGTACCGCATCACAGGGGTTCTTTCGGTTATTGGAGGCTGGTTCCTGACAGCTTTTGCGGCTTTTGCCAGTGCCTCGGTGGTGGCTATGGTGCTTCACTTTGGCGGGCTCCCGGTGATATTTGCCCTGTTTGCCGTGGTTATTTTCGTGCTGGTCCGTTCCAACCTGAAATACCGAGAAAACAAGAAGGGTAAGGCGGAGGAATTGTTTGATAACATCCTGACGGCTCCCCCCGAGACAAAGGTATACCCCCTTATACAGGAATACAGTCGAGGTGAGTGGAGCGAAATACTCCGTTGGTGCGCTGACTGCTACGAAAAGATAATTGTGGGACTTTTGCGAGAAAACTTGGGTAAACTACGCTCCGTGAACAAACAAATTAAAATTCTGAAAAAACATATCCAGAGGAACCGTCGCCATGGAACCTTATGTACGGAAAGACTTGCCCAGGAGGATATGGTGGTAAAGAATTTCTTTTTGTACCAGGCAAATGATTTTATGGGAGATGCATTGTTTAGTCTGGAACAGATTTCTTCGCCATGCAAGAACCACGTGGATAACGCTTTCAGTCCCTTGGACTACGAAAAAAGAAAAGAGCTTTTGCGTACGGTATCCCGTGTGAAGATACGGATTGAAAAGACTGCCTCGATGATAGAAACCATGGATTTCAGGAACTATAGCGAGGTCCGCGAACAATTGCGGGAAGAAGGGACGAGGATATTTGACGCGCGTAAAACGGAAATGATGAAGGGGGTTTCCGAAAACATCCGCGCGGAGATCCTTTATTTAACTATTCTTTATGAGTCCTGGGCATTGTTGGATGCGGTCAGTTCTGTAGCCAAAGCCAGCAGAAAATTCCTAACTGTAAAACAATAA
- a CDS encoding nucleotidyl transferase AbiEii/AbiGii toxin family protein, with product MAHVLDSMLAKYNCKNVSDYRNALKEISQEVALCGLSRGGFFDKAAFYGGTALRIFYGLDRFSEDLDFSLIKPDEGFELSRYFGVLEEELYSVGLEMSVEAKSKPHGSPVQSAFLKGNTLKHLLKIVPAKHSPLPVPGNEILKIKFEVDTNPPESATYESKYRLLPSPFMVRLYDRPSLFAGKLHALLCRGWKSRVKGRDFYDFVWYISQNTGVNLPHLQKRMEQTGHWKSSDTLTFDGLKDLLKERFHSVDFEEAKRDVRPFIADSDKLNLWSESFFCAITEEWKQ from the coding sequence ATGGCTCACGTACTTGATTCAATGCTTGCGAAATATAATTGCAAAAACGTTTCGGACTACAGGAACGCCCTCAAGGAAATTTCGCAGGAAGTCGCCCTGTGCGGACTTTCACGTGGAGGGTTCTTTGACAAGGCAGCCTTCTATGGCGGCACGGCGCTCCGCATATTCTATGGGCTGGACCGTTTTTCGGAGGACCTGGACTTTTCGTTGATTAAGCCAGACGAAGGTTTCGAGCTTTCACGTTATTTTGGCGTGCTTGAAGAAGAACTCTACTCTGTCGGCCTGGAGATGTCTGTCGAAGCGAAAAGCAAGCCGCACGGATCTCCGGTGCAGTCGGCCTTTCTCAAGGGCAACACGCTCAAGCACTTGCTTAAAATTGTTCCCGCAAAGCACTCTCCCTTGCCTGTTCCCGGGAACGAAATCCTGAAAATCAAATTCGAGGTGGACACGAATCCGCCAGAGTCAGCCACCTACGAAAGCAAGTATCGGCTGCTGCCATCACCTTTCATGGTTCGCCTCTACGACAGGCCCTCGCTTTTTGCGGGCAAACTCCACGCGTTACTTTGTCGCGGATGGAAAAGCAGGGTCAAGGGTCGCGATTTCTACGACTTTGTATGGTATATCTCGCAGAACACGGGCGTAAACTTGCCGCACCTGCAAAAAAGAATGGAACAGACCGGGCACTGGAAAAGTTCGGACACCTTGACTTTTGATGGACTCAAGGATCTACTAAAGGAACGTTTCCACTCCGTCGATTTCGAGGAGGCGAAAAGGGATGTCCGCCCGTTCATTGCCGACAGCGACAAACTGAATCTCTGGAGCGAGAGCTTTTTCTGTGCCATCACCGAAGAGTGGAAACAATAA
- a CDS encoding carboxymuconolactone decarboxylase family protein: protein MKLGTIMTMLGMGAVLAACDCCPQGGAKALSQDKELRAVMDNFTQNEVPAATPLVEKREVELIRLVSLVTQQSGALLQEEVATALAQGLAPEEILEAIYQCAPYTGFPRTVDAVEFARSVFKAKNVKVDENRGTVTAQSRLETGADAQGTLFGQTFRDMAKNGKDGMPTINYFLASNCFGDYYTRKGLDLNTRELLTMAILVNLGTEPQLKAHIGANLKIRTADYVEQAIYNCLPYCGYPRTLNALRLLKEAVAEAKVAADAKTMPNKDWSVFPVGKPNDAYAKYFVGKSYLDMISKEQVGVGNVTFEPACRNNWHIHHAKKGGGQILIATAGRGYYQEWGKPAVELKPGDVVNIPAGVKHWHGAAPDSWFQHLAIEVPGEGTSNEWLEPVSDEDYGKLK from the coding sequence ATGAAACTAGGGACGATTATGACGATGCTTGGTATGGGTGCGGTGCTTGCCGCATGTGACTGCTGCCCGCAGGGCGGGGCGAAGGCGCTTTCGCAGGACAAGGAACTGCGTGCCGTGATGGACAACTTCACGCAGAACGAGGTTCCGGCGGCGACTCCGCTTGTGGAAAAGCGCGAGGTGGAATTGATTCGCCTGGTGTCGCTTGTGACGCAGCAGTCGGGCGCTCTTTTGCAAGAAGAAGTGGCGACGGCGCTTGCGCAGGGGCTTGCTCCCGAAGAGATTCTCGAGGCGATTTACCAGTGTGCCCCCTACACCGGGTTCCCGCGGACGGTGGATGCGGTTGAATTTGCCCGCAGCGTGTTCAAGGCGAAGAACGTGAAGGTGGATGAAAACCGTGGGACGGTGACGGCGCAGTCCCGCTTGGAGACGGGTGCCGACGCGCAGGGAACGCTGTTCGGCCAGACCTTCCGCGACATGGCGAAGAATGGAAAGGACGGGATGCCGACCATCAATTACTTCTTGGCGAGCAACTGCTTTGGGGATTACTACACCCGCAAGGGGCTCGACCTGAATACCCGCGAACTCCTGACGATGGCGATTCTCGTGAACTTGGGAACGGAGCCGCAACTCAAGGCGCATATCGGCGCGAACCTGAAGATTCGCACGGCCGACTACGTGGAACAGGCGATTTACAACTGCTTGCCGTATTGCGGTTACCCGCGCACGCTGAATGCGCTGCGACTGCTCAAGGAAGCGGTGGCGGAGGCGAAGGTCGCGGCGGACGCAAAAACCATGCCAAACAAGGACTGGAGTGTGTTCCCGGTGGGCAAGCCGAACGACGCCTATGCCAAGTATTTCGTGGGCAAGAGCTATCTCGACATGATCAGCAAGGAACAGGTGGGCGTCGGGAACGTGACTTTTGAACCGGCGTGCCGCAACAACTGGCACATCCATCATGCAAAGAAGGGCGGTGGCCAGATTCTCATTGCGACGGCGGGCCGCGGCTACTACCAGGAATGGGGCAAGCCGGCGGTGGAACTGAAGCCCGGCGACGTGGTGAACATTCCGGCTGGCGTCAAGCATTGGCACGGGGCGGCTCCGGATTCCTGGTTCCAGCATTTGGCGATTGAAGTTCCCGGCGAAGGAACGAGCAACGAATGGCTCGAGCCCGTGAGCGACGAAGACTACGGGAAGTTGAAATAA
- a CDS encoding SUMF1/EgtB/PvdO family nonheme iron enzyme, producing the protein MTVGTFAAAPAPEGFVLIKGGTFDMGSPANEDWRVNDETLHKVKVSDFYLGKYEVTQKLYREVMGENPSSFKGDDLPVENITWLDAAREKRREDEIMYIP; encoded by the coding sequence ATGACGGTAGGAACTTTTGCGGCGGCACCTGCGCCCGAGGGCTTCGTGCTTATCAAGGGCGGGACCTTCGACATGGGAAGCCCCGCAAACGAGGACTGGCGCGTCAACGACGAGACGCTCCACAAGGTGAAGGTCTCCGATTTTTACCTGGGCAAATACGAGGTGACGCAAAAGCTTTACCGCGAGGTAATGGGCGAGAACCCCTCCAGTTTCAAGGGTGACGACTTGCCCGTCGAAAACATCACCTGGCTTGATGCGGCTCGAGAAAAACGGCGTGAAGACGAAATAATGTATATTCCTTGA
- a CDS encoding DUF4405 domain-containing protein, which translates to MTISAKIRMPLDIAMTVATLVLMGGNYFFESTVVHEILGVVLLALWAVHITLNRRFFLSLFKGRYNAFRILQAVVNCGILLCAIFLMVSGIMLSNHVFAWLGIESGANFARTAHLLASHWYYVFMSLHIGLHVSLIANRLGLAGAFKSKVGLVATRVIAALVACYGIYAFAIRGLWKYMFLQQPFFFFDAERGYALFFADYIAIVVLFAVAVHLFNAIISTRQSRIK; encoded by the coding sequence ATGACTATTTCCGCCAAAATCCGTATGCCGCTTGACATCGCGATGACGGTCGCGACGCTTGTGCTGATGGGCGGCAATTACTTCTTTGAATCGACTGTCGTTCACGAGATTCTGGGCGTGGTGCTGCTCGCTTTGTGGGCGGTGCACATCACGCTGAACCGACGATTTTTCCTTTCGCTGTTCAAGGGCCGCTACAACGCATTCCGCATCTTGCAGGCAGTCGTGAATTGCGGGATTCTTTTGTGCGCGATTTTCCTGATGGTGAGCGGAATCATGCTTTCGAACCATGTGTTCGCCTGGCTCGGGATTGAATCGGGTGCAAACTTCGCCCGCACGGCGCACCTGCTTGCAAGCCACTGGTATTACGTGTTCATGTCGCTCCACATCGGGCTGCATGTGAGCCTGATTGCAAACCGCTTGGGACTTGCGGGCGCTTTCAAGTCAAAAGTTGGACTTGTCGCAACCCGCGTGATTGCCGCTCTCGTGGCATGCTACGGAATATACGCCTTCGCCATTCGCGGGCTTTGGAAATACATGTTCCTGCAGCAGCCGTTTTTCTTCTTTGACGCGGAACGCGGTTACGCACTATTTTTCGCAGACTATATCGCCATCGTCGTGTTGTTCGCCGTCGCGGTGCATCTTTTTAATGCAATAATTTCAACCCGACAATCCCGGATAAAATAA
- a CDS encoding ATP-binding protein: MEFLDREEESKRLKAELSRKGASFVVVYGRRRLGKSTLLKRVLKENDIYFMADRSEESAQRRFLAMAIAVRYEGFDSVAYPDWESLFRAFNYRCAKGSTLCLDEFPYLVKSCEMLPSTLQKLLDEKSLNFNLVICGSSQQMMFDVALDEKSPLYGRAHEILRLKPIPVSYLPSALKITAKEAVSEYAVWGGVPRYWELRERYRNFKSALRELALSPMGVLHDEPVHILRDDMRDLVQASTLLGIIGNGANRISEIAARAEKNAATLSAPLKRLVTMQLVDREIPFGENPKNSKHGIYHLSDPFINFYYRFISPYRSLLELGRIDYVEEIVQQHFPEFEGFCWERLCRQAVSGQVVGGEMFNVASRWWGNVGKSERIEIDVVAESMDKKTLLVGECKWTNGENAGRLLAHLNEQVQKLPFVHKYKKIVPVLFLKERPRDKTDGIVFLPEDVLKII, from the coding sequence ATGGAATTCCTAGATCGTGAAGAAGAATCGAAAAGGCTGAAGGCGGAACTCTCCCGGAAGGGGGCGTCTTTTGTCGTTGTCTATGGCCGTCGCAGGTTGGGCAAGTCCACCTTGTTAAAGCGCGTCTTGAAGGAAAACGATATCTATTTTATGGCGGACCGTTCGGAAGAATCCGCCCAGCGCCGTTTCCTGGCCATGGCGATTGCAGTCCGGTATGAGGGTTTCGATTCCGTTGCTTACCCCGACTGGGAGTCGCTTTTCAGGGCTTTCAACTACAGGTGCGCGAAGGGTTCTACGCTCTGCCTGGACGAGTTCCCGTATCTTGTGAAGTCGTGCGAGATGTTGCCCTCTACACTGCAGAAACTGCTGGACGAAAAGTCCTTGAACTTCAACCTGGTGATTTGCGGCTCGTCGCAACAGATGATGTTCGATGTCGCTCTTGACGAAAAATCGCCATTGTATGGGCGTGCCCATGAAATTCTCCGGTTGAAGCCTATTCCGGTTTCTTACTTGCCTTCTGCGTTGAAAATTACGGCAAAGGAGGCAGTTTCTGAATATGCCGTTTGGGGCGGGGTGCCCCGCTATTGGGAATTGCGTGAACGGTATCGGAATTTCAAGTCGGCCCTGAGGGAATTGGCCCTTTCTCCCATGGGCGTCCTTCATGACGAGCCTGTGCATATTTTGCGCGACGACATGCGCGACCTGGTGCAGGCTTCCACACTTCTTGGAATCATCGGGAATGGCGCAAACCGAATTTCGGAGATTGCGGCGCGTGCCGAAAAGAATGCGGCGACTTTGAGCGCCCCTTTAAAAAGGCTCGTGACCATGCAGCTTGTGGACCGGGAAATCCCTTTCGGTGAAAATCCAAAAAACAGCAAGCACGGCATTTACCACTTGTCCGACCCGTTCATTAATTTCTATTACCGGTTTATTAGCCCGTATCGCTCGCTGTTGGAACTGGGGCGTATTGATTACGTGGAAGAAATTGTCCAACAGCATTTCCCTGAATTTGAAGGATTTTGCTGGGAACGCCTTTGCCGGCAGGCGGTTAGCGGGCAGGTTGTCGGTGGCGAGATGTTCAATGTAGCTTCCAGGTGGTGGGGCAATGTCGGCAAGTCAGAACGGATCGAAATCGATGTCGTTGCCGAAAGCATGGACAAGAAAACGCTACTTGTCGGGGAATGCAAATGGACGAATGGCGAAAATGCGGGGCGCCTGTTAGCCCATCTGAATGAGCAGGTCCAGAAATTGCCGTTCGTCCACAAGTATAAAAAAATCGTCCCGGTTCTTTTTTTGAAAGAAAGACCTCGCGACAAGACGGATGGAATTGTCTTTTTGCCGGAAGATGTCCTTAAAATTATTTAG